A single Agromyces sp. CF514 DNA region contains:
- the pyrH gene encoding UMP kinase, translated as MTERRRRVMLKLSGEAFGGGSLGVNPDVVSALAREIADAARTVEIAIVVGGGNFFRGAELSQRGMDRGRADYMGMLGTVMNSLALQDFLEQAGAETRVQSAISMTQVAEPYIPRRAERHLEKGRVVIFGAGAGLPYFSTDTVAAQRALEIDAEVVLVAKNGVDGVYSDDPRTNPDAHKIDRITYQEALQRGLKVVDSTAFSLCMDNGMPMQVFGMEPGGNVTAAILGADLGTIVSNSESSATR; from the coding sequence ATGACGGAACGTAGACGCAGGGTCATGCTGAAGCTTTCGGGCGAGGCGTTCGGAGGTGGATCCCTCGGCGTGAACCCCGACGTGGTGAGTGCGCTCGCACGCGAGATCGCGGACGCGGCCCGCACGGTCGAGATCGCGATCGTCGTCGGCGGTGGCAACTTCTTCCGCGGCGCCGAGCTCTCGCAGCGCGGCATGGACCGCGGACGAGCCGATTACATGGGCATGCTCGGGACCGTCATGAACTCGCTCGCACTGCAGGACTTCCTCGAGCAGGCAGGCGCGGAGACCCGCGTGCAGTCGGCGATCTCGATGACGCAGGTCGCCGAGCCGTACATCCCGCGCCGCGCGGAGCGTCACCTCGAGAAGGGCCGCGTCGTCATCTTCGGCGCCGGCGCGGGCCTGCCCTACTTCTCGACCGACACGGTCGCTGCGCAGCGCGCGCTCGAGATCGACGCCGAGGTCGTGCTCGTCGCCAAGAACGGCGTCGACGGCGTCTACTCCGACGACCCCCGCACGAACCCCGATGCGCACAAGATCGATCGCATCACCTACCAGGAGGCCCTCCAGCGGGGGCTCAAGGTGGTCGACTCGACGGCGTTCAGCCTGTGCATGGACAACGGCATGCCGATGCAGGTGTTCGGCATGGAGCCCGGCGGCAATGTCACCGCGGCGATCCTCGGCGCCGATCTCGGCACCATCGTCAGCAACAGCGAGTCGTCGGCGACTCGATAG
- a CDS encoding alpha/beta hydrolase produces MSTPESTPFEIRASVELPAIREEVRLHTADGLTLVGELATPVGVAPVATLVTLHPLPTAGGFMDSHIIRKAAARLPALADLAVLRFNTRGTTSPRGTSDGSFGEGVAEREDVAAAMAFVAQRGLPDPWLVGWSFGTELALKYGLEHDIAGAVLLSPPLHRTSVEELRRWNDVSVPVIAVIPEFDDYLRPDAAAERFAVTPRIARVDVEGGRHLWVGETQTRRVLDEIVAAVNPSALPLPTTWPPASQGHA; encoded by the coding sequence ATGAGCACTCCCGAATCGACGCCGTTCGAGATCCGCGCATCGGTCGAACTGCCCGCGATCCGTGAAGAGGTGCGACTGCACACCGCAGACGGCCTCACCCTCGTCGGCGAACTCGCGACCCCGGTCGGCGTTGCACCCGTCGCGACGCTCGTCACGCTGCATCCGCTGCCGACCGCGGGCGGGTTCATGGACTCGCACATCATCCGCAAGGCGGCCGCCCGTCTTCCGGCCCTCGCTGATCTCGCGGTACTCCGGTTCAACACCCGCGGCACGACCTCGCCGCGCGGCACGAGCGACGGCTCGTTCGGCGAGGGGGTCGCTGAACGAGAAGACGTCGCGGCTGCCATGGCCTTCGTCGCGCAGCGCGGGCTTCCGGACCCGTGGCTGGTGGGGTGGTCGTTCGGCACCGAACTCGCGCTCAAGTACGGACTCGAGCACGACATCGCAGGCGCCGTGCTGCTCTCCCCGCCGCTGCACCGCACCTCGGTCGAAGAGCTGCGCCGTTGGAACGACGTCAGCGTGCCGGTCATCGCCGTGATCCCCGAGTTCGACGACTACCTGCGACCGGATGCCGCGGCGGAGCGCTTCGCGGTGACCCCGCGCATCGCCCGCGTCGACGTCGAGGGCGGACGCCACCTCTGGGTGGGGGAGACCCAGACCCGGCGCGTGCTCGACGAGATCGTGGCCGCGGTGAACCCGTCGGCGCTGCCGCTGCCGACGACGTGGCCTCCGGCATCCCAGGGGCACGCCTGA
- the dprA gene encoding DNA-processing protein DprA, translating into MSVVARAALHLQREFALVRPSSASSQVVESPQSSDSSGSSGSSADLHSPAGVEAFARAVLGTLAEPGDGALGRLIAALGATRTADLLLEAASVHRITGEAADGGESFTAKEVETALARWTPRIDHASFVRGLAQSERVGAAFLVPGDASWPVGVDDLGVHAPLGLWVRGDVRHLRPDAPAVALVGARAATGYGEHMTMELSAGLVDRGLTIVSGGAYGIDGMAHRAALASEGATVAFLAGGVDRFYPVGHDGLLQRIAETGAVVSELPCGASPTKWRFLQRNRLIAAASAATVVLEAGARSGSLNTAAHAAALGRPLGALPGPVTSPASAGCHRLLREFDAVCVVNADQVVELMGGIARAESTAASGEEGVAEGMPVVPAGTGSEASPTAVRVLDALSMRAPRDIDDLARRSGLGAREVMAVLGVLELDDVVRQRAAGWVRRRRAG; encoded by the coding sequence ATGAGCGTCGTCGCACGCGCGGCGCTTCACCTGCAGCGCGAATTCGCGCTGGTCAGGCCGTCGAGCGCATCGTCGCAGGTCGTGGAATCGCCGCAATCGTCCGACTCATCGGGATCGTCAGGATCCTCAGCCGACCTGCACTCGCCCGCCGGGGTCGAGGCGTTCGCGCGAGCGGTGCTCGGCACGCTCGCCGAACCCGGCGATGGAGCACTCGGGCGCCTGATCGCCGCGCTCGGCGCGACCCGAACGGCCGACCTCCTGCTCGAGGCGGCATCCGTCCACCGGATCACGGGCGAGGCCGCAGACGGGGGCGAGTCGTTCACGGCGAAGGAGGTCGAAACCGCGCTCGCAAGATGGACCCCACGCATCGACCATGCCTCCTTCGTGCGCGGGCTCGCGCAGTCCGAACGGGTCGGTGCCGCCTTCCTCGTACCCGGCGACGCGTCGTGGCCCGTCGGCGTCGACGACCTCGGCGTGCACGCCCCGCTCGGGCTCTGGGTTCGAGGCGACGTGCGGCACCTCCGGCCCGACGCGCCTGCCGTCGCATTGGTCGGTGCACGCGCAGCGACCGGATACGGCGAGCACATGACCATGGAGCTCTCGGCGGGGCTCGTCGATCGCGGACTCACGATCGTGTCCGGCGGCGCGTACGGCATCGACGGCATGGCGCACCGCGCCGCGCTGGCCAGCGAAGGTGCCACGGTCGCCTTCCTCGCGGGCGGCGTCGATCGGTTCTACCCGGTCGGGCACGACGGCCTGCTGCAGCGCATCGCCGAGACCGGTGCCGTGGTGTCCGAGCTGCCGTGCGGCGCCTCGCCGACGAAGTGGCGATTCCTCCAGCGCAACAGGCTGATCGCCGCCGCGAGCGCAGCGACGGTCGTGCTCGAAGCGGGTGCGCGGTCGGGGTCGCTCAACACGGCGGCGCATGCAGCCGCCCTCGGCCGTCCGCTGGGGGCCCTCCCCGGTCCGGTCACGAGTCCGGCATCGGCCGGATGCCACCGGCTGCTTCGCGAGTTCGATGCGGTGTGCGTCGTGAACGCCGACCAGGTCGTCGAGCTCATGGGTGGCATCGCACGGGCCGAGAGTACGGCCGCCTCCGGTGAGGAGGGCGTCGCCGAGGGCATGCCCGTCGTGCCCGCGGGCACCGGGTCGGAGGCCTCGCCCACGGCCGTCCGAGTGCTCGACGCACTCAGCATGCGGGCGCCTCGCGACATCGATGACCTCGCCCGGCGCAGCGGCCTGGGCGCACGCGAGGTCATGGCCGTGCTCGGCGTGCTCGAGCTCGACGACGTCGTCCGCCAGCGGGCCGCCGGGTGGGTGCGGCGGCGACGTGCGGGGTGA
- a CDS encoding lytic transglycosylase domain-containing protein → MGRHTGSEQSVTPAAPLRTHSSTRSALKQGVTVVFAFCAALSFVGINLVDPNAGATATPDRVSGDRFGGAEIQALEVDGDYTINASREGYVAEAKPAYVEPAATSEESGWAPPAVTPDPGSAQAYAATAVAARGWATTEFDCLVALWSKESGWRVNAYNASSGAYGIPQALPGSKMASAGADWETNAATQVEWGLGYVQGRYGTPCGAWAHSETIGWY, encoded by the coding sequence GTGGGCAGGCATACCGGATCCGAGCAGAGCGTGACGCCTGCCGCACCTCTTCGAACGCACTCGAGCACGCGCAGCGCGCTCAAGCAGGGCGTGACGGTCGTGTTCGCCTTCTGTGCGGCGTTGAGCTTCGTCGGCATCAACCTGGTCGACCCGAACGCCGGCGCCACTGCGACCCCGGATCGCGTGAGCGGTGATCGTTTCGGCGGTGCCGAGATCCAGGCGCTCGAGGTCGACGGCGACTACACGATCAACGCATCCCGCGAGGGCTACGTGGCCGAGGCCAAGCCCGCATACGTCGAACCCGCCGCCACGAGCGAGGAGAGCGGGTGGGCGCCGCCCGCGGTCACACCGGACCCCGGTTCGGCGCAGGCCTACGCGGCGACCGCCGTCGCCGCGCGAGGGTGGGCGACGACAGAGTTCGACTGCCTCGTGGCGCTCTGGAGCAAGGAATCCGGCTGGCGTGTCAACGCGTACAACGCCTCGAGCGGTGCGTACGGCATTCCGCAGGCGCTTCCCGGATCGAAGATGGCGTCCGCCGGCGCCGACTGGGAGACCAACGCGGCGACGCAGGTCGAGTGGGGTCTCGGGTACGTCCAGGGCCGGTACGGCACGCCCTGCGGCGCGTGGGCGCACTCCGAGACCATCGGCTGGTACTGA
- a CDS encoding murein hydrolase activator EnvC — MGRALPAATLLTLLLGATVFADAPASATPPRRDALAILADWSWPTSAPIVVENPFRAPETPYAAGHRGVDLRAATGEPVTAVARGVVSFSGMVAGRPVVSIDHGGGLVSSVEPVVGNVVEGEEVLEGDPLGSVASGGHCDARCVHLGVRLHGEYVSPMLYLGGVPWAVLLPD; from the coding sequence ATGGGTCGCGCGCTCCCCGCCGCGACGCTCCTGACCTTGCTCCTCGGCGCGACGGTGTTCGCCGACGCTCCCGCGAGCGCGACCCCACCCCGCCGCGACGCACTCGCGATCCTCGCCGACTGGAGCTGGCCCACGAGCGCGCCCATCGTCGTCGAGAATCCGTTCCGTGCACCCGAGACGCCCTACGCCGCCGGCCATCGCGGGGTCGATCTCCGAGCGGCGACCGGTGAGCCCGTCACCGCCGTCGCCCGGGGCGTGGTGTCGTTCTCCGGGATGGTGGCGGGGCGCCCCGTCGTCTCGATCGACCACGGCGGCGGCCTCGTGAGCTCCGTGGAGCCGGTCGTCGGGAACGTCGTCGAGGGCGAGGAGGTGCTCGAGGGCGATCCGCTCGGCAGCGTCGCGAGCGGCGGGCACTGCGACGCGAGATGCGTGCACCTCGGCGTACGGCTGCACGGCGAATACGTCTCACCGATGCTGTACCTGGGCGGGGTGCCGTGGGCGGTGCTGCTCCCGGATTGA
- a CDS encoding tyrosine recombinase XerC, which yields MTSLDAALDEYSAYVKTERAYSEHTVAAYAADLGDLIAFSESRGLVDVRDLDLALLRDWLWAATERGAARATIARHAASARGFTAWLARRGLAEHDAGARLRAPRPARTLPRVVSQSALEDAIRRLEVPAAQSEPIAERDVAIVELLYASALRVSELVGLELGDVDRERRTVRVMGKGSKERVVPYGAPAARAIDRYLEHARPLISAAAAASANASGTGPPRPGSAVFLGARGGRMGVRSVHRLVAAMLAEIPGTGPSGPHALRHTAATHLLDGGADLRAVQEFLGHASLGTTQIYTHVSAERLKQSYRTAHPRA from the coding sequence GTGACGAGTCTCGACGCCGCCCTCGACGAGTACTCGGCGTACGTGAAGACCGAGCGCGCGTACTCCGAGCACACCGTCGCCGCGTACGCCGCGGACCTCGGCGACCTCATCGCCTTCTCCGAGTCCCGAGGCCTCGTCGACGTCCGCGACCTCGACCTCGCGCTGCTCCGGGACTGGCTGTGGGCTGCCACCGAGCGCGGGGCGGCACGCGCCACCATCGCCAGGCACGCCGCATCCGCTCGCGGATTCACCGCCTGGCTCGCGCGACGAGGCTTGGCGGAGCACGACGCGGGGGCCCGCCTCAGGGCGCCCCGACCGGCGCGGACCCTGCCGCGCGTGGTCTCGCAGTCCGCGCTCGAAGACGCGATCCGACGCCTCGAGGTGCCGGCCGCGCAATCCGAGCCGATCGCGGAACGCGATGTCGCCATCGTGGAACTGCTGTACGCCTCTGCGCTGCGCGTCTCCGAACTCGTCGGTCTCGAGCTCGGTGACGTCGATCGCGAACGACGAACCGTGCGCGTCATGGGCAAGGGTTCGAAGGAGCGGGTCGTTCCGTACGGGGCACCCGCGGCTCGGGCGATCGATCGGTATCTCGAGCACGCGCGTCCGCTGATCTCGGCGGCAGCCGCCGCGTCGGCGAACGCATCGGGGACAGGTCCGCCGCGTCCAGGTTCGGCGGTATTCCTCGGAGCCCGCGGCGGCCGCATGGGGGTCCGTAGCGTGCACCGGCTCGTCGCAGCCATGTTGGCCGAGATCCCGGGCACCGGCCCGAGCGGTCCGCACGCGCTTCGGCACACCGCGGCGACCCACCTGCTCGACGGCGGCGCAGACCTTCGCGCGGTCCAGGAGTTCCTCGGACACGCGAGCCTCGGCACCACGCAGATCTACACCCATGTGTCGGCCGAGCGCCTCAAGCAGAGCTATCGCACCGCGCATCCGCGCGCCTGA
- a CDS encoding phosphatidate cytidylyltransferase — protein MSGVPEHDDADAGGHERSARDEFRSQVHAKRVDIERQFEASKAQFDQAQEKINARTGRNLILAIAIGLVFGGALLLSLLVIKELFLVFAVVIVAFASYELAQALRKGDFDVPRIPTVAVAVAVVPFAYFGGAGGQLLAVLGGILLVSLWRLLEQFSSTRRTSARALLRDLGASAFVQGYVTFLATFAVVLTAADGGQWWTLAFVIVAISADTGAYASGLAFGRHPMAPVISPKKTWEGFAGGAAASVIAGVLLSLFMLGNTWWFGLIFGVAIFLTATLGDLAESLVKRDLGIKDMSSWLPGHGGFLDRLDSILPSAAVAFVAFRVFG, from the coding sequence ATGTCGGGCGTCCCTGAACACGACGATGCGGATGCCGGTGGGCATGAACGCAGCGCTCGCGACGAGTTCCGGTCGCAGGTGCACGCGAAGCGCGTGGACATCGAGCGTCAGTTCGAGGCGTCGAAGGCGCAGTTCGATCAGGCTCAGGAGAAGATCAACGCCCGGACGGGCCGCAATCTGATCCTCGCGATCGCGATCGGACTCGTCTTCGGCGGCGCGCTGCTGCTGAGCCTGCTCGTGATCAAGGAACTCTTCCTGGTCTTCGCGGTGGTGATCGTCGCCTTCGCGAGCTACGAGCTCGCCCAGGCCCTTCGCAAGGGCGATTTCGACGTGCCCCGCATCCCGACGGTGGCCGTTGCGGTTGCCGTGGTGCCGTTCGCCTACTTCGGCGGCGCGGGCGGCCAACTGCTCGCGGTGCTCGGCGGCATCCTGCTGGTGTCGCTGTGGAGACTGCTCGAGCAGTTCTCGTCCACCCGTCGCACCTCGGCACGTGCCCTGCTCCGAGACCTCGGTGCGAGCGCCTTCGTACAGGGGTACGTGACGTTCCTCGCGACGTTCGCCGTCGTGCTCACCGCGGCCGACGGCGGGCAGTGGTGGACACTCGCGTTCGTCATCGTCGCGATCTCCGCCGACACGGGCGCGTATGCGTCGGGCCTCGCGTTCGGCAGGCATCCGATGGCCCCGGTCATCAGTCCGAAGAAGACGTGGGAGGGCTTTGCCGGCGGTGCGGCGGCGAGTGTGATCGCAGGCGTCCTGCTGTCGCTCTTCATGCTCGGCAACACGTGGTGGTTCGGCCTGATCTTCGGTGTCGCGATCTTCCTGACCGCGACGCTCGGCGACTTGGCCGAGTCGCTCGTCAAGCGCGACCTGGGCATCAAGGACATGAGCTCCTGGCTCCCGGGCCACGGCGGGTTCCTCGATCGCCTCGACTCGATCCTGCCTTCGGCTGCGGTCGCGTTCGTGGCGTTCCGCGTCTTCGGGTGA
- a CDS encoding DivIVA domain-containing protein produces the protein MDSTFPRTRKPQRGYDTEQVDEFLQVARRAYDGSPRASDPPLNSERIRLTAFSMQKGGYVTAAVDAAMERLEDAFATEERQVAARLHGDEVWLAEARTTAQVVANRLARDEGHRFDRVSPLALGYRVRDVDKFADKLTRYFRDGWPISIDDVRSIVFSTQRGGYRESQVDLVLDAVVDVMQAVR, from the coding sequence GTGGACTCCACCTTCCCCCGCACCCGCAAACCTCAGCGCGGCTACGACACCGAGCAGGTCGACGAGTTCCTGCAGGTCGCACGCCGCGCGTACGACGGCAGTCCTCGTGCGTCCGATCCTCCGCTGAACTCGGAGCGCATCCGCCTCACCGCGTTCTCCATGCAGAAGGGCGGCTACGTCACCGCTGCAGTCGATGCGGCGATGGAGCGACTCGAAGACGCGTTCGCGACCGAGGAGCGTCAGGTCGCAGCGCGCCTGCACGGCGACGAGGTCTGGCTCGCCGAGGCGCGCACCACGGCGCAGGTGGTCGCCAATCGCCTCGCACGCGACGAGGGGCACCGTTTCGACCGGGTGAGCCCGCTCGCGTTGGGGTATCGCGTGCGCGACGTCGACAAGTTCGCCGACAAGCTCACCCGGTACTTCCGCGACGGATGGCCGATCTCCATCGACGACGTCCGAAGCATCGTGTTCTCGACGCAGCGCGGGGGGTACCGCGAGTCGCAGGTCGACCTCGTGCTCGACGCCGTCGTCGACGTGATGCAGGCCGTCCGCTGA
- a CDS encoding phosphodiesterase, giving the protein MAVQLGTYPAATHVIAHLSDTHFLDGGAPLGGRVDTVGALAQAAAHLEHLGSALDAIVVTGDVADIGEPDAYRRVRAVLEPLAAAADASLVWVMGNHDERDAFRVGLLDQDPAADAPVNHVTEVGGVRLIALDSSVPGYHHGALEPETLEWLDAQLSDPAPQGTVVALHHAPIPTPIALMDVLELRRQHEFADVIRGRDVRLILGGHLHYPTNGSFAGIPVSVAGATAYTMDVSAPARALVGVDGGRSFNLVHLFEGHVVTSVVPIGRHARVAGFEADFLDEIESLSPADRVERFSRKRPA; this is encoded by the coding sequence ATGGCAGTACAGCTCGGCACGTACCCGGCGGCGACGCACGTCATCGCCCACCTCAGCGACACGCACTTCCTCGACGGCGGGGCGCCGCTCGGCGGTCGTGTCGACACGGTCGGTGCGCTCGCGCAGGCGGCAGCGCACCTCGAGCATCTCGGGTCCGCACTCGATGCCATCGTCGTGACCGGCGACGTGGCGGACATCGGCGAACCCGACGCCTACCGACGAGTCCGTGCCGTGCTCGAACCGCTAGCGGCTGCCGCAGATGCGAGCCTCGTGTGGGTCATGGGCAATCACGACGAACGCGACGCGTTCCGGGTGGGGCTCCTCGACCAGGACCCCGCCGCGGATGCGCCGGTGAACCACGTCACCGAGGTCGGCGGAGTGCGACTCATCGCGTTGGACTCGAGTGTGCCGGGCTATCATCACGGTGCGCTCGAGCCCGAGACGCTCGAGTGGCTCGACGCGCAGCTCTCCGATCCGGCGCCGCAGGGCACCGTGGTCGCGCTGCACCACGCGCCGATTCCCACGCCGATCGCGCTGATGGACGTGCTCGAACTCCGCAGGCAGCACGAGTTCGCCGACGTCATCCGAGGCCGCGACGTCCGGCTCATCCTCGGCGGACACCTCCACTACCCGACGAACGGCTCGTTCGCGGGCATCCCGGTGTCCGTGGCCGGCGCCACCGCCTACACCATGGACGTGTCGGCGCCCGCCCGCGCGCTCGTGGGCGTCGACGGCGGGCGCTCGTTCAACCTCGTCCACCTCTTCGAGGGGCACGTCGTCACCTCGGTCGTGCCGATCGGCCGCCATGCACGGGTTGCGGGCTTCGAGGCGGATTTCCTCGACGAGATCGAGTCCCTCAGTCCGGCCGACCGCGTCGAGCGCTTCTCCCGGAAGCGACCGGCCTGA
- the frr gene encoding ribosome recycling factor: protein MIADVLSDANARMQKAVEVAKDDFASVRTGRANPQLFQKIMVSYYGTPTPLAQLASLANPEARTLVVTPYDKSAIRDIEQAIRDTPNLGANPTNDGNLVRVTLPELTEERRREFVKIVKAKAEDARVSVRNIRRKAKDDLDALKGEVGDDEVARGEKELEQVTKSNVDAIDDALKRKEAELLEV, encoded by the coding sequence GTGATCGCGGATGTACTGTCCGATGCCAACGCACGCATGCAGAAGGCGGTCGAGGTCGCGAAAGACGACTTCGCCTCCGTTCGCACCGGCCGTGCCAACCCCCAGCTCTTCCAGAAGATCATGGTGAGCTACTACGGCACCCCGACGCCGCTCGCACAGCTCGCGTCGCTGGCGAACCCCGAGGCGCGCACCCTCGTGGTGACGCCGTACGACAAGAGCGCCATCCGCGACATCGAGCAGGCGATCCGCGACACCCCGAACCTCGGCGCGAACCCCACGAACGACGGCAACCTCGTTCGCGTGACGCTTCCCGAGCTGACCGAGGAGCGCCGTCGGGAGTTCGTGAAGATCGTCAAGGCGAAGGCCGAAGACGCGCGCGTGTCGGTCCGGAACATCCGTCGCAAGGCGAAGGACGATCTCGACGCGCTGAAGGGCGAGGTCGGAGACGACGAGGTCGCGCGCGGCGAGAAGGAGCTCGAGCAGGTCACGAAGTCGAACGTCGACGCCATCGATGACGCGCTCAAGCGCAAGGAAGCCGAACTCCTCGAGGTCTGA
- the tsf gene encoding translation elongation factor Ts has translation MAISIADIKALREQLGTGMVDTKKALEEADGDLEKATEILRLKGAKGNAKRADRSTSEGLVAAVDNGDGTATLIELACETDFVAKGDKFVGLADRVLAAVAASHADSVEAGLAAPAEGKTVADVIDADAAILGEKVELRRVRLVKGDQFSIYLHKTSKDLPPQVGVVVGYTGADAETARSIAQHISFAAPEYLTREDVPAEAVEKERALVEQITREEGKPEAALPKIVEGRVSAFFKQVALLEQDYAKDNKLSVSKVLQDAGITVSDFARFKVGA, from the coding sequence ATGGCAATCAGCATCGCCGACATCAAGGCCCTGCGCGAGCAGCTCGGCACGGGCATGGTCGACACGAAGAAGGCGCTCGAGGAGGCCGACGGCGACCTCGAGAAGGCCACTGAGATCCTCCGCCTCAAGGGTGCGAAGGGCAACGCGAAGCGTGCCGACCGCTCCACGAGCGAGGGCCTCGTCGCCGCCGTCGACAACGGTGACGGCACCGCCACGCTGATCGAGCTCGCGTGCGAGACGGACTTCGTCGCCAAGGGCGACAAGTTCGTCGGACTCGCCGACCGCGTGCTCGCCGCCGTGGCCGCGTCGCACGCCGACTCGGTCGAGGCCGGTCTGGCCGCGCCCGCCGAGGGCAAGACCGTCGCCGACGTCATCGACGCCGACGCCGCGATCCTGGGCGAGAAGGTCGAGCTCCGGCGTGTCCGCCTCGTCAAGGGCGACCAGTTCTCGATCTACCTGCACAAGACCTCGAAGGACCTGCCCCCGCAGGTCGGCGTGGTCGTCGGGTACACCGGCGCAGACGCAGAGACCGCCCGGTCGATCGCACAGCACATCTCGTTCGCCGCGCCCGAGTACCTCACCCGTGAGGATGTCCCGGCCGAGGCAGTCGAGAAGGAGCGCGCGCTCGTCGAGCAGATCACCCGCGAGGAGGGCAAGCCCGAGGCTGCCCTGCCGAAGATCGTCGAGGGTCGCGTCAGCGCGTTCTTCAAGCAGGTCGCCCTGCTCGAGCAGGACTACGCGAAGGACAACAAGCTCAGCGTGTCCAAGGTCCTCCAGGACGCCGGTATCACGGTGAGCGACTTCGCTCGCTTCAAGGTCGGCGCCTAA
- the rpsB gene encoding 30S ribosomal protein S2: MAVVTIRQLLDSGVHFGHQTRRWNPKMKRFIFTERSGIYIIDLQQSLAFIDKAYDFVRETVAHGGTILFVGTKKQAQESIAEQATRVGQPYVNQRWLGGLLTNFQTVSKRLARMKELEELDFEGTTSGFTKKELLIKKRELDKLHKSLGGIRNLSKTPSALWVVDTKKEHLAIDEAKKLGIPVIGILDTNCDPDEVQYPIPGNDDAIRSVALLTRIIADAAAEGLIERHQKPEEAGNVSAVEPLAEWEQELLQAGSETTPEQASAETEKVAETEAEAKVEAAEVVAEAAPEAAAE; the protein is encoded by the coding sequence ATGGCCGTCGTCACCATCCGCCAGCTGCTCGACAGCGGCGTGCACTTCGGGCACCAGACCCGCCGTTGGAACCCGAAGATGAAGCGGTTCATCTTCACCGAGCGTTCCGGCATCTACATCATCGACCTGCAGCAGTCGCTCGCCTTCATCGACAAGGCGTACGACTTCGTCCGCGAGACCGTCGCCCACGGCGGCACCATCCTCTTCGTCGGCACGAAGAAGCAGGCTCAGGAGTCCATCGCCGAGCAGGCGACCCGCGTCGGCCAGCCCTACGTCAACCAGCGTTGGCTCGGCGGGCTCCTCACCAACTTCCAGACGGTCTCCAAGCGCCTCGCGCGCATGAAGGAGCTCGAGGAGCTCGACTTCGAGGGCACCACGAGCGGCTTCACCAAGAAGGAGCTCCTCATCAAGAAGCGCGAGCTCGACAAGCTGCACAAGTCGCTCGGCGGCATCCGCAACCTGTCGAAGACGCCTTCGGCGCTCTGGGTGGTCGACACCAAGAAGGAGCACCTCGCGATCGACGAGGCCAAGAAGCTCGGCATCCCCGTCATCGGCATCCTCGACACCAACTGCGACCCCGACGAGGTCCAGTACCCGATCCCGGGCAACGACGACGCGATCCGTTCCGTCGCGCTGCTGACCCGCATCATCGCGGATGCCGCAGCCGAGGGCCTCATCGAGCGCCACCAGAAGCCCGAAGAGGCCGGCAACGTCTCGGCCGTCGAGCCGCTCGCCGAGTGGGAGCAGGAGCTCCTCCAGGCCGGTTCGGAGACCACTCCCGAGCAGGCTTCGGCCGAGACCGAGAAGGTCGCCGAGACGGAGGCCGAGGCCAAGGTCGAGGCCGCTGAGGTCGTCGCAGAGGCCGCGCCCGAGGCCGCTGCCGAGTAA